The Mycolicibacterium doricum genome includes a region encoding these proteins:
- a CDS encoding HugZ family pyridoxamine 5'-phosphate oxidase, producing MANRDHGDPGGAPSVPPPLRPAADAVRPSAAEESRTIAASANTATLATLTADGDPWASFVTYGLLDGAPVLCVSDLAEHGRNLAADPRASVAIVAPSSASDPLSNGRVTLAGVVERPIGDEPHAAREAHLAAVPAAKYYIDYSDFTVWVLRVRRVRWVGGYGRMGSCSGADYSAAEADPVALQAAGAVAHLNADHAESLLAMARVLGGYLDATTASCTRADRYGLDLRLETERGIAYTRVGYAAPLSSPAELRSAAVELTQRARRG from the coding sequence GTGGCCAACCGCGATCACGGCGACCCCGGCGGTGCGCCGTCGGTGCCTCCGCCGCTGCGCCCCGCTGCCGACGCCGTACGACCGTCAGCCGCCGAGGAGTCCCGGACAATCGCGGCCTCGGCCAACACCGCCACGCTGGCCACACTGACGGCCGACGGGGACCCGTGGGCGTCGTTCGTCACCTACGGGCTGCTCGACGGCGCCCCGGTGCTGTGCGTGTCGGACCTCGCCGAGCACGGCCGCAACCTGGCCGCTGATCCGCGGGCGAGCGTCGCGATCGTCGCGCCGTCCTCGGCATCCGATCCGCTCTCCAACGGCCGGGTAACGCTGGCCGGGGTGGTCGAGCGGCCCATCGGGGACGAGCCCCACGCGGCTCGGGAGGCGCACCTGGCCGCGGTGCCGGCGGCGAAGTACTACATCGACTACAGCGACTTCACCGTGTGGGTGCTGCGCGTTCGGCGTGTCCGTTGGGTCGGCGGCTACGGCCGGATGGGTTCGTGCAGCGGCGCGGATTATTCTGCCGCCGAAGCCGATCCGGTGGCGCTTCAGGCCGCGGGAGCGGTCGCGCACCTCAACGCCGACCACGCCGAGTCGCTGTTGGCGATGGCGCGGGTACTCGGCGGCTATCTGGACGCGACCACCGCGTCGTGCACCCGGGCGGATCGCTACGGACTCGATCTTCGGCTCGAAACCGAACGCGGCATCGCCTACACCCGGGTAGGCTATGCCGCGCCGCTGAGTTCGCCTGCCGAACTGCGCTCTGCCGCCGTGGAGTTGACGCAGCGGGCCCGCCGGGGGTGA
- a CDS encoding RNA-guided endonuclease InsQ/TnpB family protein: MVTGRRFRVEFTDAQAVFAEQIGAVCRAVWNTGLEQRGEYRRRGAWMNYGPQAKELAEAKTEHSWLRDVSGHCLQQTLMDLDKACREQGTFRVHWRSGRRWAPSFRFPEGNKMVVEKLSRKHARVKLPKLGWVKFRASRSLQGETVRSATLSRDGAHWFVSLLVDDGIAAPAEHAAPGTAVGVDRGVVVAVATSDGELADREFVTTGERRRLVALQRRLSRAAKGSANRTKTRRALAKLRATERHRRQDFCVQTAHRLAQSNAVVVLEDLKTRNMTRRAARVEDPGNAGAFLPNGASSKSGLNRAVLGKGWYRFEQALMSVSRYTGTQVIKVPAAFTSQRCPVCGHVDPKSRESQAVFRCTNCPHGPVHADVNAAKNVLAAGLAVTACRETTAPAGVAVTSTQEPAGNREELLLQPV, translated from the coding sequence GTGGTGACGGGGCGGCGGTTTCGGGTGGAGTTCACCGACGCGCAGGCGGTGTTCGCCGAGCAGATCGGGGCAGTGTGTCGGGCGGTGTGGAACACCGGGTTGGAGCAGCGCGGTGAATACCGCCGCCGCGGGGCGTGGATGAACTACGGGCCCCAGGCCAAAGAGTTGGCCGAAGCCAAGACTGAGCATTCGTGGCTCAGAGACGTTTCGGGGCACTGCCTGCAGCAGACACTGATGGATCTGGATAAGGCGTGCCGTGAGCAGGGGACGTTTCGGGTGCATTGGCGTTCGGGTCGGCGGTGGGCGCCGTCGTTCCGGTTCCCCGAGGGCAACAAGATGGTGGTGGAGAAGCTCAGCCGCAAACATGCGCGGGTGAAGCTGCCCAAGCTTGGGTGGGTGAAATTCCGGGCGTCACGCAGCCTGCAGGGGGAAACCGTCCGCTCGGCCACCCTGTCGCGGGACGGTGCGCACTGGTTCGTGTCGTTGCTCGTCGACGACGGGATCGCGGCCCCGGCAGAGCACGCCGCCCCGGGGACCGCGGTGGGGGTGGATCGTGGTGTGGTGGTGGCGGTGGCCACCAGCGACGGTGAGCTGGCTGACCGGGAGTTCGTCACGACCGGTGAACGCCGCCGCCTGGTAGCGCTGCAACGCAGGCTGTCCCGCGCGGCCAAGGGGTCGGCAAACCGCACCAAGACCCGGCGGGCTCTGGCGAAGTTGCGGGCCACTGAGCGGCACCGCCGCCAGGATTTCTGCGTCCAGACCGCGCACCGCCTGGCCCAGTCGAACGCAGTCGTGGTGCTCGAAGATCTCAAGACCCGCAACATGACGCGCCGTGCTGCTCGGGTCGAAGATCCCGGCAACGCCGGGGCGTTCCTGCCGAACGGCGCGTCGAGTAAATCAGGTTTGAATCGGGCTGTACTGGGGAAAGGATGGTATCGGTTCGAGCAAGCGTTGATGTCTGTGTCGCGTTATACCGGGACACAGGTGATCAAGGTTCCGGCGGCCTTCACGTCGCAACGGTGTCCGGTGTGTGGGCATGTTGACCCGAAATCCCGTGAGAGCCAAGCGGTGTTTCGGTGCACAAACTGCCCGCACGGGCCCGTACACGCTGATGTGAACGCCGCCAAGAATGTATTGGCCGCAGGGCTTGCGGTCACCGCCTGCCGAGAAACCACAGCGCCTGCGGGTGTTGCGGTGACGTCGACGCAGGAACCAGCAGGAAACCGCGAGGAATTACTGCTCCAACCCGTCTAA
- a CDS encoding orotate phosphoribosyltransferase, translating into MSAPSDRPESWHAAFELIRTRGYEHREEPFRLASGQLSHDYIDGKYAVDNGERLTIVSRAVADLAARTGIEFEAVGGLTMGADPLAHGVAMVTGAAWFSVRKEQKQRGREQWIEGTRIAPGMRVLLVDDVISTGGSTALAFDRVVAAGAVVSGVIPMVDRGDVAAALFAERGVPFAALVTYRDLGIEPIEAV; encoded by the coding sequence ATGTCTGCGCCGAGCGACCGTCCGGAATCCTGGCATGCGGCGTTCGAGTTGATCCGCACGCGCGGGTACGAGCACCGTGAGGAGCCGTTCCGCCTTGCCAGCGGTCAACTCAGCCACGACTACATCGACGGCAAATACGCCGTCGACAACGGGGAACGGCTGACGATCGTGAGCCGCGCCGTCGCGGATCTGGCCGCCCGGACCGGCATCGAGTTCGAGGCCGTCGGCGGGTTGACAATGGGGGCCGATCCGCTCGCCCACGGCGTGGCGATGGTCACCGGAGCGGCCTGGTTTTCGGTCCGCAAGGAACAGAAGCAGCGCGGGCGCGAACAGTGGATCGAGGGCACGCGCATCGCACCCGGTATGCGGGTGCTGCTCGTCGACGACGTGATCAGCACCGGCGGCTCGACGGCGCTGGCATTCGACCGGGTGGTCGCAGCTGGCGCGGTGGTGAGCGGCGTCATCCCGATGGTCGACCGCGGTGACGTCGCGGCAGCGCTGTTCGCCGAGCGGGGCGTCCCGTTCGCGGCGCTGGTGACCTACCGGGATCTCGGGATCGAACCGATCGAAGCAGTCTGA
- the treS gene encoding maltose alpha-D-glucosyltransferase: protein MDHSSGSPAHPDHDPAEGSHVEGGLVEHPNADDFGHARLVPQDRTWFKRAVFYEVLVRAFHDSDADGSGDLRGLTERLDYLQWLGVDCLWLPPFYDSPLRDGGYDIRDFYKVLPEFGTVDDFVALLDAAHRRGIRVITDLVMNHTSDSHPWFQESRRDPDGPYGDFYVWSDTSEKYADARIIFVDTEESNWTFDPVRRQFYWHRFFSHQPDLNYDNRAVQEAMLDVLRFWLDLGIDGFRLDAVPYLFEREGTNCENLPETHAFLRHCRKVIDDEYPGRVLLAEANQWPADVVEYFGDPDTGGDECHMAFHFPLMPRIFMAVRRESRFPISEILAQTPEIPDMAQWGIFLRNHDELTLEMVTDEERDYMYAEYAKDPRMKANVGIRRRLAPLLENDRNQIELFTALLLSLPGSPVLYYGDEIGMGDIIWLGDRDGVRTPMQWTPDRNAGFSKATPGRLYLPPNQDAIYGYQAVNVEAQRDSSNSLLNWTKTMLAVRRRHDAFAIGTFRELGGSNPSVLAFVRETSGSETVLCVNNLSRFPQPIELNLQQWNRFTPVEMTGYVDFPSIGALPYLLTLPGHGFYWFELRAPDPEPEGVQP, encoded by the coding sequence ATGGACCACAGCAGCGGCTCACCCGCCCACCCCGATCACGACCCGGCGGAGGGCAGCCATGTCGAGGGCGGCCTCGTCGAGCATCCGAACGCCGACGACTTCGGCCACGCGCGGCTGGTCCCGCAGGACCGGACCTGGTTCAAGCGTGCGGTGTTCTACGAGGTGTTGGTGCGGGCGTTCCACGACTCGGACGCCGACGGCTCCGGCGATCTGCGGGGGCTGACCGAACGGCTGGACTACCTGCAGTGGCTCGGCGTCGACTGTCTGTGGCTGCCGCCGTTCTACGATTCGCCGCTGCGCGACGGTGGATACGACATCCGCGACTTCTACAAGGTGCTCCCCGAATTCGGTACCGTCGACGACTTCGTCGCGCTGCTCGACGCCGCGCACCGCCGCGGCATCCGGGTCATCACCGACCTGGTGATGAACCACACGTCCGACTCGCACCCGTGGTTCCAGGAGTCGCGCCGCGACCCCGACGGCCCTTACGGCGACTTCTACGTGTGGAGCGACACCAGCGAAAAGTACGCCGATGCCCGGATCATCTTCGTCGACACCGAGGAATCGAACTGGACCTTCGACCCGGTGCGACGCCAGTTCTACTGGCACCGGTTCTTCTCTCACCAACCAGATCTGAACTACGACAACCGCGCCGTGCAGGAAGCGATGCTCGACGTGCTGCGCTTCTGGCTCGACCTGGGGATCGACGGCTTCCGGCTCGACGCCGTGCCGTACCTGTTCGAACGCGAGGGCACCAACTGCGAGAACCTGCCCGAGACGCACGCGTTCCTGCGGCACTGCCGCAAGGTGATCGACGACGAGTACCCAGGCCGGGTGCTACTCGCCGAGGCCAACCAGTGGCCGGCGGATGTGGTCGAGTATTTCGGCGATCCGGACACCGGCGGCGACGAGTGCCATATGGCCTTCCACTTCCCGCTGATGCCTAGGATTTTCATGGCTGTCCGGCGTGAGTCACGTTTCCCGATATCCGAGATCCTCGCGCAGACGCCGGAGATCCCGGACATGGCGCAGTGGGGCATCTTCCTGCGCAACCACGACGAGTTGACGCTCGAGATGGTCACCGACGAAGAGCGCGACTACATGTACGCCGAGTACGCCAAAGACCCACGGATGAAAGCGAATGTCGGGATCCGGCGCCGCCTGGCCCCCCTACTGGAGAACGACCGCAACCAGATCGAGTTGTTCACCGCGCTGCTGCTGTCGTTGCCCGGGTCGCCGGTGCTGTACTACGGCGACGAGATCGGGATGGGCGACATCATCTGGCTGGGTGACCGCGACGGTGTCCGCACCCCGATGCAGTGGACGCCCGATCGCAACGCCGGCTTCTCGAAGGCCACGCCCGGCCGCCTGTACCTGCCGCCCAACCAGGACGCGATCTACGGTTACCAGGCGGTGAATGTGGAAGCGCAGCGGGACAGTTCGAATTCGCTGCTGAACTGGACGAAGACCATGCTCGCCGTGAGAAGACGCCACGACGCGTTCGCCATCGGGACGTTCCGCGAACTCGGCGGGTCGAACCCGTCGGTGCTGGCGTTCGTACGGGAGACAAGCGGCAGCGAAACGGTGCTCTGCGTGAACAACCTGTCCCGGTTTCCGCAGCCCATCGAGCTCAACCTGCAGCAGTGGAACCGCTTCACTCCGGTCGAGATGACCGGATACGTCGACTTCCCGAGCATCGGGGCACTGCCCTACCTGCTGACTCTGCCCGGCCACGGGTTCTATTGGTTCGAGCTTCGCGCCCCCGACCCCGAGCCCGAAGGAGTGCAGCCATGA
- the tnpA gene encoding IS200/IS605 family transposase gives MGVTLRTNANIAFRCAYHVVWCPKYRRKVIGGRMEQRLKDIIVEVIEEKGAWLIEMETMPDHVHLLVEVDPQLGVHKLVKAIKGRSSRLLRQEFPWLKSRLPTLWTNSYFVATVGGAPLSVINRYVESQKDR, from the coding sequence GTGGGTGTTACGTTGCGGACGAACGCGAATATCGCGTTCCGGTGCGCCTATCACGTTGTCTGGTGCCCGAAATACAGACGCAAGGTGATCGGCGGGCGGATGGAGCAGCGGCTCAAGGACATCATCGTCGAGGTGATCGAGGAGAAGGGGGCATGGTTGATCGAGATGGAGACCATGCCTGACCACGTGCATCTGCTGGTGGAGGTCGACCCGCAGTTGGGGGTTCACAAGCTGGTGAAGGCCATCAAGGGCAGGTCCTCGCGGCTGCTGCGGCAGGAGTTCCCGTGGCTGAAATCGCGGTTGCCGACATTGTGGACGAATTCGTATTTCGTGGCGACGGTGGGTGGGGCACCGTTGTCGGTGATCAACCGCTACGTCGAGTCGCAGAAGGATCGTTGA